The Streptomyces camelliae genome window below encodes:
- a CDS encoding GNAT family N-acetyltransferase — protein sequence MTATDTARTAHPAHTVDLVTDEQAFAALAPAWERLHGRCAAATPFQNHAWLHSWWLSYGTPGRLRLLLVRAGRDLLAAAPLMLVRRPLPALVPLGGAISDYADVLLDDTDDGRAALALTTALADAARTALVDFREVRPGAAVERIYDRWRGPRRMVRDSLCLELPAVPMDGLVARLPSNKAQQRVRAKLRKLDSLGVERRTVAPEEVDAALDRLLELHRLQWRGRKVTTEHLQPRFRAHLVRAVGPMVRSGDAAVTEFRIDGEVVAVDLTLLSRSLAGGYLYGAHPGLRERKADVAVMLLDACTGQVSGRGALSLLRGDEPYKHHWKPEPVANRRLLMARRRTAPLLTTALYDAAARQRGKEVLHWWRQRHQG from the coding sequence GTGACCGCGACCGACACGGCGCGCACCGCACACCCCGCCCACACCGTCGACCTCGTCACCGACGAGCAGGCCTTCGCCGCCCTGGCACCGGCCTGGGAGCGGCTGCACGGGCGGTGCGCCGCCGCGACCCCGTTCCAGAACCACGCCTGGCTGCACTCGTGGTGGCTGTCGTACGGCACCCCCGGCCGGCTCCGGCTGCTGCTGGTGCGCGCCGGCCGCGACCTGCTGGCCGCCGCACCGCTGATGCTCGTCCGCCGGCCGCTGCCCGCGCTGGTGCCGCTCGGCGGGGCGATCTCCGACTACGCGGACGTCCTGCTGGACGACACCGACGACGGACGCGCCGCCCTCGCGCTCACCACCGCCCTGGCGGACGCGGCCCGCACCGCGCTGGTCGACTTCCGCGAGGTCCGTCCGGGCGCCGCGGTGGAGCGGATCTACGACCGCTGGCGCGGCCCGCGCCGCATGGTGCGGGACTCCCTGTGCCTGGAGCTGCCGGCCGTACCCATGGACGGGCTGGTGGCCCGACTGCCGTCGAACAAGGCCCAGCAGCGGGTGCGGGCCAAGCTGCGCAAGCTGGACTCCCTGGGGGTCGAGCGGCGGACGGTCGCACCGGAGGAGGTGGACGCGGCGCTCGACCGGCTGCTGGAGCTGCACCGGCTGCAGTGGCGGGGCCGGAAGGTGACGACCGAGCACCTCCAGCCCCGCTTCCGTGCCCATCTGGTGCGCGCGGTCGGCCCGATGGTCCGCTCGGGTGACGCCGCGGTCACCGAGTTCCGGATCGACGGCGAGGTCGTGGCCGTGGACCTGACCCTGCTGTCCCGCAGCCTGGCCGGCGGCTACCTCTACGGCGCCCACCCGGGCCTCAGGGAACGCAAGGCGGACGTGGCGGTGATGCTGCTGGACGCATGCACCGGTCAGGTGAGCGGACGCGGCGCGCTGAGCCTGCTGCGCGGCGACGAGCCGTACAAGCACCACTGGAAGCCCGAACCGGTGGCCAACCGGCGCCTGTTGATGGCCCGGCGCCGCACCGCCCCGCTGCTGACGACCGCCCTGTACGACGCGGCCGCCCGGCAGCGGGGCAAGGAGGTGCTGCACTGGTGGAGACAACGCCACCAGGGCTAA
- a CDS encoding lipopolysaccharide biosynthesis protein, protein MTDNHRTSRPFRLRALPAWSLVAAGVVAGGLLGVEYGVVKPPAYTATSYVIAVPTSKADTASALGFAQAYGRVATQLAVLADAQVWAGVPVNTLRDSVRSETSPDAPMVAVSATADRPALAADMANAVARALTRHADEAKDETHVELLQFSRAVKPTAPSSASVKVTALVGASAGGLVGALALLVRPRRRPEEEEPVRPAPVPAPAAAADAHSAR, encoded by the coding sequence ATGACCGACAACCACCGCACCTCCCGTCCCTTCCGTCTCCGCGCGCTCCCGGCCTGGTCGCTGGTGGCGGCCGGGGTCGTCGCGGGCGGGCTGCTCGGCGTCGAGTACGGCGTCGTGAAGCCTCCGGCGTACACGGCGACCAGCTATGTCATCGCCGTCCCCACCAGCAAGGCGGACACCGCCTCCGCCCTCGGCTTCGCACAGGCCTACGGCCGGGTCGCCACCCAGCTCGCGGTGCTCGCCGACGCCCAGGTGTGGGCCGGGGTGCCGGTGAACACCCTGCGCGACAGCGTGCGCAGCGAGACCTCGCCGGACGCCCCGATGGTCGCCGTCTCCGCCACCGCCGACCGGCCCGCCCTGGCCGCCGACATGGCCAACGCGGTGGCCCGCGCGCTCACCCGGCACGCCGACGAGGCCAAGGACGAGACGCACGTCGAACTCCTGCAGTTCTCCCGCGCGGTGAAGCCGACCGCGCCGAGCTCGGCCTCCGTGAAGGTGACCGCACTGGTCGGGGCGAGCGCGGGCGGGCTGGTCGGCGCCCTCGCGCTGCTCGTACGGCCGCGCCGCCGGCCGGAGGAAGAGGAGCCCGTGCGCCCGGCCCCGGTGCCCGCCCCGGCCGCCGCCGCGGACGCGCACAGCGCCCGGTGA
- a CDS encoding glycosyltransferase, translating into MKALHIITGLGVGGAEQQLRLLLRHLPIDCDVVTLTDPGPVADGLAADGVRVTHLGMTGNRDLAALPRLTRLIRRGRYDLVHTHLYRACLYGRIAARLAGVRAVVATEHSLGDTQMEGRPLTAGVRGLYLLGERLGRSTVAVSPTVAARLTRWGVPAPRVTVVPNGIDLARFAYDPAAGLRAREALGLPADAFVIGAIGRLTPGKRFDVLLHCLARLPEDCRLLLVGAGPEEPALRRTARAVGVSDRVVLAGERPYIADGSPGAPGGPDLPALASAMDVLAAPSAEEAFGLAVVEGLAAGLPVRYTSCPALEDLPPEAAPGAVRVPCDAGAYARALAGVRAAGPGPRTAPEAARHYCITRSAARLMDVYAAALTASHPAPTVEVPVHAPVEVPAQGPAQAPVPALIHVPVQQRAKSS; encoded by the coding sequence ATGAAGGCGCTGCACATCATCACGGGCCTCGGTGTCGGCGGAGCCGAGCAGCAACTCCGGCTGCTGCTACGGCACTTGCCCATCGACTGCGACGTGGTGACGCTGACCGACCCCGGCCCGGTGGCGGACGGGCTCGCTGCCGACGGGGTCCGGGTGACCCATCTCGGCATGACCGGCAACCGCGACCTGGCCGCGCTGCCCCGCCTGACCCGCCTGATCCGGCGCGGCCGCTACGACCTCGTGCACACCCACCTCTACCGGGCCTGCCTGTACGGCCGGATCGCCGCCCGGCTGGCCGGGGTCCGCGCGGTCGTCGCCACCGAACACTCCCTCGGCGACACCCAGATGGAGGGCCGGCCGCTCACGGCGGGGGTGCGCGGGCTGTATCTGCTGGGCGAGCGGCTCGGCCGGTCCACGGTCGCCGTCTCCCCCACGGTCGCCGCCCGTCTCACCCGCTGGGGCGTGCCCGCGCCACGCGTCACGGTCGTGCCCAACGGCATCGACCTGGCCCGGTTCGCCTACGACCCGGCGGCCGGGCTACGCGCCCGCGAGGCCCTCGGCCTGCCCGCCGACGCCTTCGTCATCGGCGCCATCGGCCGCCTCACCCCCGGCAAACGCTTCGACGTCCTCCTCCACTGCCTGGCCCGACTCCCGGAGGACTGCCGACTGTTGCTGGTGGGCGCCGGCCCGGAGGAGCCCGCACTGCGGCGGACGGCACGGGCGGTGGGGGTGTCCGACCGGGTGGTTCTCGCGGGCGAGCGGCCGTACATCGCCGACGGGTCGCCCGGCGCACCCGGCGGACCGGACCTGCCCGCCCTGGCCTCCGCGATGGACGTACTCGCCGCGCCGTCGGCCGAGGAGGCGTTCGGGCTCGCGGTCGTGGAGGGGCTCGCGGCCGGACTGCCGGTGCGGTACACCTCCTGCCCGGCGCTGGAGGACCTGCCGCCCGAGGCCGCCCCGGGCGCGGTGCGTGTCCCGTGCGACGCCGGTGCCTACGCCCGTGCCCTCGCCGGGGTCCGCGCCGCCGGTCCCGGCCCGCGCACCGCGCCCGAGGCCGCCCGCCACTACTGCATCACCCGCAGCGCCGCCCGGCTCATGGACGTCTACGCCGCGGCGCTCACGGCCTCTCACCCCGCCCCCACCGTCGAGGTCCCCGTACACGCCCCCGTCGAGGTCCCCGCACAGGGCCCCGCTCAGGCCCCCGTACCGGCCCTCATCCACGTCCCTGTCCAGCAGAGAGCGAAGTCCTCATGA